CAAGGCTAGCGGACAGATAGCCTGGGCTAGCTTTAGCAAAGGCTAAATGTACGTAGCTGTTATCgctgaaaaatgtccatcgTGATCtcattaattttgtttttctcaagaTGAAACTAAACTAAATGAGGCAGCATCTAGCACAGCTAAGCTCCtaaagctaactagcttagCAGAGTAACTAACTCCCACTTTGCACAGTTGAACTGCTAAAGGACAGACATGACTGTAGACTGAACAACATGTTATTTTAGATGTTTTCATCTTGAAGTCAGTAAAAACAGTATTTGAATTATTGAAGTTTGATTCACCATCAGTGAGTTAAATCATCAGAATGTAAAAAAGCATCAAATGAAGGCAGTAAACTTTCTGTGAAGACAAATGTAACAGTATGTATGGAAATCTACTCAGCACGAaaagttttcagtgtgtgacaaATGACAGCAGCGGAGGTCGGCTGAAGGTCGGCTGAAGGTCGGCTGAAGGTCAGAGGAGCGAGCAGAAGGTCGTGGGTTCGCTTCCCTGGACCTGCAGAATAACCTCAGACTGTCCACGTCGTGCTGAGCCTCCAGGTGTGAAAccaagtgaagacagcatgctCTCACTGAACcacctgaatgaatgaaggtaaaactgacctgaaaacagctcaaagtcaatatatttaatgtttgtcctcatcagcttcagggatttttgtaaatatctgtttattgtgaatctgatgcagcaacacgtttcacagactgggaaatgCTCCAGgaacacctgtttggaaatGAGGACCTGTTTAAATCTGACCTGAGGTCTGCTTTAGAGAAGCAAAGGAGCTGATCTGCTGGTTGAATGTGTCTCTGAGCTGAACAGGAAGCTGATTTCTAAAAGCGTTTTGGTGGAAAAGTcggaatcagaatcagatgaaTGGCAAGATGGCACCGCGCGAGTGGCAGCTTGTTTCAGCAGCTCCGTCCGTTTTCCTTTGtattggtgtgtttttgtgtctgtcgTGTTTTTCATCACTCGTCTCGTCGATCGTGCGTTCGTGtggatgtacaactggtgagactagggatttgtttttttctacttgTGGATTACTTTCCTCAACTTCAGGAGATCCACTGAACTCTGGGTCCATTGTTTACACTCGGGAACAGCTGATCGCGCCGAGCAACACGAGCgtactcccagtggaaagaccGGAGATCCCCAAGGAAgtaaggagaaggaggaggggatgcagagctgaAGCTAAGTGCCATGAGAAGAAAAGACGGTACAAACCACCCAATCCGTCTCTTACTATGGGAAATGTGAGCTCTCTCCCAAATAAGATTAAGATTCACTTTATCTATCACTGCACACACGGCATGCattagtgaaattattttctccgcatttgacccatcctggaaagtccgtcctctgcggcagaccagCCGACAGCGGCACCCAGTTCCATTCGTCACCACTGGTCAGGTGGTTTTTAATGGAGGATACCCctggtgaacacagggagaacatgcatcCCTCGAGCAGGCACCAAAGGAATGgttctagctgtgaggtgacagtgttgccactgtgccaccgtgccatcCAGACAAGGAGGAGCTAACAGcgctaaccagactgcagagggagtactGGGAGTGTAGCTTCATCTGTTTGACTGAAAGTTGGTTAACAGAGATCACGCCGGACTTGCATGTTACGCTGGATTTGCAACtgatgagagcagacaggagagcaaaggagagCCGCAAGAGGAGAGGTGGGTGGGCTGAATCTGGAGACtgggaatgggcaaatgaactgaacctgGTTTTCAACAGATTTCATTTTACCCGCGAGGAAAACTACTGGTCCGGATGGCATCAGCTGCAAACTGTTTGCATATTGTCCAAACATTGGCGTGGACacagtcatctacctgctccatcAATCTCTTTCCCATCTAGAGCATACTGGAACATGGTGAGGGTCATGTTCTTCGACTTCTCCAGTACTTTCAACAcgatccaaccatcactgctcagagagaagctggaaGGACCTGGCATAGACTGCCATCTGGCTGAGTGGACCATCGACAACCTCgccaacagaccacagtatgtgaggcttcgcGACTGCTTGTccgatgtggtagtttgcaaCACGggggctccacaggggacagtgctctcccctttcctcctcaccctctACGCATCAGACTTCAGgcacaacacagacagctgcaacatccagaagttctccgatgacacagccatcattggatGTGTATCAGAGGGGAATGAAatggaatacagggaggttgTAACAAACTTCGtcaactggtgtggactgaaccacctgcacataagCGCAAGACGAAGGAGGTAGTGATTAATTTCTGAAGGAATGAACCACAGActacaccggtgaacatccaaGGCTCGGACATTGAGATCGGGGGGATTACAgatacctgggtgttcatctcaACAGCAAACTGGACcggacaaataacacagatgtcctgtacaggatgggccaaagtcatctgcacctgctcagaagactgaggtcctctggAATGTggaggacactgttaaaaacattttatgactctgtggtggcatctgcagttttctatgcagtggtctgctggggctgtggaagctctgagagagacagacttaacaaactggtcaggagagccagctctgtcctgaaCTGCCCTCTGGACATCATGGatgaggtgggtgagaggaggacgTTAGCCAGcctgacatcgatcatggacaacccatcccaccccctgcatgagacggtggggggcttaagcagctccttcagtaacagaccgctgcatccagtctgtaagaaagaagctaccacaggtccttcatccaacagctgtcagactgtttaactccagcaccatgtgatgaagctctgtgatgATGCTTCTTcctcaattctacatcataaacctgtTTCTGATTTTGCACGACTGTTCAAGgctaatatctgctcacattatccatttcatctggtgcaatcTCTGAATTTCTGAAGTTGGATACTTCTCTCAGCAGTGCAATAACACCATTTATTGtccatattggcaactgtatttttataaactgtatatattatGCACATACATAAACCcagtatttctcaagtacaATACAACACATCATGTCAGTACTTAGTTTTTCTCGTAAGACTActagcaacagtactttttatggcagtaggattctttgccatttacttttatttttctaatctgcacaaatgtacacagacacacttgtTATTTATTCTGTACCTTGAAAACTTCTAGATTTTTATGTTGACCTCTTTATTccactgtgctgctctttgtAACATGCTGGCTTTAACGAATCAATTTCCCCGgagtgggatcaataaagccttatcttatcttatcttatcttatcttatcttatcttaggaAGAAGAACAGTGGTTCAGCgtgtctcctcctcagctcagtcCAGACCCTGAACACCTCTCCTGGACACAGAGTCTGACTGATGAGTCCTGACGGCCTGCAGACGAGCCTCCGGGTCCCTGAAGGTGTCCAGAGCAGGAGGAacctgaagaggaggacagaggaggtcatgtgtttgtttgtttgtttgtttgtttgtttgtttgtttgtttgtttgtttgtttgttgtagtGAGTGATTCCTTCAGTGTTCAGTGCAGGAAACAAGATGACActggacagaaggagaggacgaggacaaagacaagaagacacTGAGatgatagacagacagatgacaacGAGCTGTTAAATGTAACACTGAGCATCAATATCGgctgtgtgaggaggagaggggagagaggaggtgatggagaggagagaggagatgatggagaggagtgagcaggtgatggagaggagagaggaggtgatggagaggagagaggaggtgatggagaggagagagcaggtgatggagaggagtgaggaggttatggagaggagagaggaggtgatggagaggagagaggaggtgatggagaggagtgaggaggtgatggagaggagagaggaggtgatggagaggggagaggaggtgatggagaggagtgagcaggtgatggagaggagtgaggaggtgatggagaggagagaggaggtgatggagaggagtgaggaggtgatggagaggagagaggaggtgatggagaggagagaggaggtgatggagaggagagaggaggttatggagaggagtgaggaggtgaTGTCGGTCCTCCATTTTTAAAACATGGTCCCACATGTGGAAAAGATGTCGGTCGAGATCGTTTGACTTTCAGAAACACGTACGTTCAGAACGTAGCCTTCTCctccctgcacctcctcctcacaTGGCAATCAACAGCCAGCCGCTGCCAACACCACCGTGACCACCAAAActgtcacctccacctccacctccacctccctccacctcctccctggGGCCTCTTTTCTTAGTTTAGCTGTCAGATTATTATTGCCTGCTGCAGTTCTTCATcacttgttttctgtcactgtcatgGAGAATGTTTTGGTCGTATGTGAGGGTCACCCTCTGTGTTACTGACAATCCAAACCTCAACTGGaatcagcagcaggtgtgtgaacaggtgtgtgaacaggtgtgtgaacaggtgtgtgaACAGGTGTTCGTACCTGTGTGAAACAAGACAGCTTGAATGGAGTCTGTGTGACAGGCAgagctctgctcctcctcaacAGGCTGGACCTGGTGTCTGGAATATAACCTGGtttcacctgcacacacacacacacacacacacacacacacacacacacacacacacacacgcacagtgtgTTCAGAGTGTGTTCTTACTGTATTATAGGAACAAAAAGgattcttcctcttttcactgtttaagtaagaaaacacatgtatgtaaaacacacacacacacacacacacacacacacacacacacacacagtgggcaGGCTGTGGCCGTTCGagcttcactctctctctctctcaccctctgcagctgtttgtggttGCTGGTTTGATTCCCACTCAGCTGTTGGTCCAGCCAGCGGCGAGCGTACTgatgagagaggaggtgtgACAGAGGAGACGGCGCCCTGATGGAGACATCGATCAGAGGTTCGTCAATCACCATCAATCAATAATCAGCCCATGGAGGTGTTTCTCACCTGTTCCTGACTCCAAACGTGATGTCGGGCCCCGCCGGGCTCTGTGAAGCCCTGCCCTCCTTATGTTTGGGGGCGGGCTTCTGGGTCCTGGCCACGCCCCTCCAGGCCCGGTACTGACCCAGCTCTTTGGACGTCACCAGACCGGACTTCACCGCGTCCCGGTTCAGAGACACGAAGTCAGGAGGGACCGATCGAGCAGAGTCTGCACACCTGGACTGAACCGTCCAACTGGACAGAGCTGACACAGCACAAGTACACAGGCACCTGGTCACAGACTACATCTCCCAGCAGGCCTCACTGCTctctgccctgctctgctctgcaggttcttgttgttcttgttgttgtgtCTCAACAAAACTCTTCTTTTTATCTGAGTTGATCAGCAGAGACACGGAGTCTGTCCACTGAAACTCAAAAAAActcaaacacctgaacactGAAGGAACAACGAGGCCGATTCAAGGACATGGAAGAGACACGAAAGGCAGAATAAAAAGATTTCGGTCAAACAAAACGAAGGAGAAGATAAAAACAGTCAACGTTCACAACAAGAAGCAAAGAAACTCTTTACAATTCAAACAGGAAGTCTGGACGATTTCATCaagaacaaaacagcaacaatggGATAAACAGAGCGCTCGCTGGAGGAGACTGTACGGTACCGCGGCGGAGGACCGAAGAGCTGCACGCTCCATCTGCAGGTACAGGCTACCAGTACCCTGATGTGTGCCGGTAGCACTCTGGACCAGGTCCGGACCAAACGTGTTGCTAAATGACCTGGTCCGGACCAGGTCCGGACCAGGTCCGGACCAGGTCTGGATGCTTCATGACGGAGCAGCAAAATTCAGCGCTTCAATAACCAACAACAGAATTTTAAAATCAAGGAAATCAAACAGAATGTCctcacaaagagagagagagagtgtgtgtgtgtgtgtgtgtgtgtgtgtgtgtgtgtgtgtgtgtgtgtgtgtgtgtgcgcgtgtgcgcgtgcgtgtgtgtgcgcgcgtgcgtgtgtgtgtgtgagtgacagctgtgaTTGTTGCCTGAGGGTGTGTTTCCttcatgcaaacaaactgtgacagctGACCGCTGctaaacctcacacacacacacacacacacacacacacacacacacaggggagtGATGTTCTGGAATACTAACAAACGTGTTGCTAAATGAGCTCAGTTATTTCTgagttgaatgtttctgcagGTAATTCATGAATTCACATCCTtgactgcagtaaaagtactgcactCAAACTctgactgaagtaaaagtatgtgagTATTATTTAAGTCCTTGAAGTAACCTCGTGGTGTGTGAGtgaagtgttcctgtcagtgtttctctctgctgcctgtggattcatgttcctgctgcattcatgtgttcattcatgtccccggtgcatgcatgtgttcattcatgttcctgctgtagatgtttcagctcattgaactcctttatatcctgttggtgctttaatcttcatcaatgcttcagattctagaagatcatcacgTTTGCAGCGCggcgtcctgtgagaacctcatatctcagaaaaacaggctgttttcagctctgtgacgatgattttcagcctctttcatTGGTTAATTGGCCTCCTTTAtttagtctgtgtgtttgcttcctgtCACCTGACAGGACGTCTGTCAGGTGTTCCTGACAGACAGAGTTCCTCGCTCTCCATTGGTTTGTTCTCAGTTAAGTTTTGTGTTTCATCGTCGCTCTCAGATTCGCTTcaggctgctttgtgtttttgtggtttctTCTACTTTGTCGCCTTCcagcacagcaggtgtgtgCTCATAGCaaatgctacatgctacatgctaatgtgacggtctgtgttgttgttgttgacagtgGGCGGGGCTTACCCTCTGCCACGCCTCCATCTCTGTGCGAGCTACTGCTGGTTCCGAAAGTGAAATCTGGACCAGGACCTGACAGACCTCTGGACCTGGTCTGACCCAGGGGAGCCTGCACACAGGAGGGAGGACATCGTCACGTACACTCACACTATCCCGGTTTCACCTCATTTCGGTGGTGCCTTCAAGGACTTTCTGACTtctgctgacacacagaagCAAAGCTTTTCTCAGCAGGAtgatttcagtgtgttgttTCTTGAATGTCCTTGAACGCACCAATCGGGGAGCTCAAAGTGCATCGACACTCATCTGGAATTCCGCCTGTTGGTGCTtagagcaaacaaacagctggatgCAGCTGCATTATGTCCAgttaaagaaagacagacagacagaaaacatcgTTTGACAGCGGGGAGGAAAAGAATGAGAGTCAGAGCCACTGACCGGAGTCAGAGCCACTGACCGGAGTCAGAGTGACTGACCGGAGTCATAACGACTGACCGGAGTCGGAGGCACTGACCGGAGTCATAACGACTGACTGGAGTCAGAGCCACTGACCGGAGTCAGAGTGACTGACCGGAGTCATAACGACTGACCGGAGTCAGAGTGACTGACCGGAGTCAGAGTGACTGACTGGAGTCAGAGCCACTGACCGGAGTCAGAGCCACTGACCGGAGTCAGAGTGACTGACCGGAGTCAGAGTGACTGACCGGAGTCATAACGACTGACCGGAGTCGGAGGCACTGACCGGAGTCATAACGACTGACTGGAGTCAGAGCCACTGACCGGAGTCAGAGTGACTGACCGGAGTCAGAGCCACTGACCGGAGTCAGAGTGACTGACTGGAGTCAGAGTGACTGACCGGAGTCAGAGTTACTGACCGGAGTCGGAGGCACTGACCGGAGTCATAACGACTGACCGGAGTCATAACGACTGACTGGAGTCAGAGCCACTGACTGGAGTCATAACGACTGACCGGAGTCAGAGCGACTGACCGGAGTCGGAGGCACTGACCGGAGTCGGAGTGACTGACCGGAGTCGGAGGCACTGACCGGAGTCATAACGACTGACTGGAGTCAGAGCCACTGACTGGAGTCATAACGACTGACCGGAGTCAGAGCGACTGACCGGAGTCGGAGGCACTGACCGGAGTCAGAGTGACTGACCGGAGTCGGAGGCACTGACCGGAGTCATAACGACTGACCGGAGTCATAACGACTGACCGGAGTCAGAGCCACTGACCGGAGTCAGAGCCACTGACCGGAGTCATAACGACTGACCGGAGTCAGAGCCACTGACCGGAGTCAGAGCCACTGACCGGAGTCATAACGACTGACCGGAGTCAGAGCCACTGACCGGAGTCAGAGCCACTGACCGGAGTCATAACGACTGACCGGAGTCAGAGCCACTGACCGGAGTCAGAGCCACTGACCGGAGTCATAACGACTGACCGGAGTCATAACGACTGACTGGAGTCAGAGCCACTGACCGGAGTCATAACGACTGACTGGAGTCAGAGCCACTGACCGGAGTCAGAGCCACTGACCGGAGTCATAACGACTGACTGGAGTCAGAGCCACTGACCGGAGTCAGAGCCACTGACCGGAGTCAGAGCCGTGCTGGACTCACAGAATGACTTCAGTAAAGTGTTGAGGCTCACTGATGATCTGactcaaaaacatgaaatcacgCAGTGGGACGTCACCCGTGTCAGCGAGTCAGTGGTGCTGCCGTCCACggtgaggaagacagagaataTACGAGATGATGATGATCTAAGACACCTCTGGAACGAGATCCTGGACCGACATCTGGCCGAACTGGCCAGTGGATTTCAGGAGGACCAGTATGGAATAACAAAGGCAGCGGCAGCCTGTCGTCCACCTTCAGGGACGACAGGCTGCGCTCCGGCCACCTTGCCAGCATGATGGATTCAACATTGGAGATGCTGAACTTGCGGCGTCCGTTCAGCCAACAGATACAGAGGCAGGTTGCGTTAGGGAATGAGTTTGCGTCCctggtagacacacacacacacacacacacacacacacacacagacacacacacagacacacacacacacacacacacacagacacacacacacacagacacacacacacagacacacagacacacacacacacagacacacacacacagacacacacacacacacacacacacacacacacacacagacacacacacacagacacacacacacacacacagacacacacacacagacacacacacacacacacacacacagacacacacacagacacacacacagacacacacacacacacagacacacacacacacacacagacacagacacacacacacacacagacacacacagacacacacacacacacacacacacacacacacacacacagacacacacacacacacacagacacacacacacagacacacacacacacacacagacacagacacacacacacacagacacacacacacagacacacacacacacacacagacacacacacacacacacacacacacacacacagacacacacacacacacacacacacacacaccgtccctgaggtgttggtgttgttccttttcttccttcctggTCAGAGTttgttctgttgtgtctgtttttttcagtaGTACCTTCAGGTGgaaacactgtcgcctcacagcaagaaggttccgggttcgattctcgctgcgggcactgggaTGTGTCCTCTGGGATGTGTCCTCTgggatgtgtcctccaccatgccttcggtgctgctcgaggaaaaaaaaaaaaaaaaagggtgtggagtttgcatgtccacctggggtatcctccgtaaaatatacccccactaaaaacatgcaagaagatcaccacctgaccagtGGTGACAATAAGGAATTGGGTCCGCGGGCGCCGgctggatggcagcccaccgctcctccGCTCCTCCAGGATGGGAGgaatgcggaagacaaatttcaccttcgtgtgcagtgtgcGTGATGTGTGAcatgtctccccctgattcctcttcttcgtcttcttcttcagaaTCTGTGTTTTGGGTTCAGGCTGTCTGAgcgtttgttgttgttgttgttgttgttgtttatatgTTTACAAAGCGCTCGATCGCCCACAGCGTTAGTCTGGCCTCCGTGTTTTTGCTCATATTTAGCTCAGGCTACCTTCTCTGGCTCCGCAGGGTCTTGACCAGCTGTTTGACAAGTTCCCCCGGAGATGAATAAAGATCTATTTATCAAAGTGGCCCATTATTGTTTGCCAGTAATCGTCTGATCTGTGATGAAATCACGTGTTTTT
This Chaetodon auriga isolate fChaAug3 chromosome 5, fChaAug3.hap1, whole genome shotgun sequence DNA region includes the following protein-coding sequences:
- the cfap77 gene encoding cilia- and flagella-associated protein 77, translated to MSSPKVGVVRDSMLTNPLLVKAPLGQTRSRGLSGPGPDFTFGTSSSSHRDGGVAEALSSWTVQSRCADSARSVPPDFVSLNRDAVKSGLVTSKELGQYRAWRGVARTQKPAPKHKEGRASQSPAGPDITFGVRNRAPSPLSHLLSHQYARRWLDQQLSGNQTSNHKQLQRVKPGYIPDTRSSLLRRSRALPVTQTPFKLSCFTQVPPALDTFRDPEARLQAVRTHQSDSVSRRGVQGLD